Proteins from a single region of Candidatus Omnitrophota bacterium:
- the rsmD gene encoding 16S rRNA (guanine(966)-N(2))-methyltransferase RsmD yields MMRITSGANRGRSLKVPKGIRPTQEKVRKAVFDILADVEGLSFLELFAGSGAVSFEAASRGAGPLTIVESNAGCVKAIKGNMEALGVKDARVLAKDIVSAIIALQNNGNKFDIIFLDPPYYKDLAKKTLQTLSAYDILAPNGFIIIQHFKKDSLIIPQDKFKIVKQSTYGDTILTFCRRIAE; encoded by the coding sequence ATGATGCGTATAACTTCAGGAGCCAATAGAGGCAGGTCGTTAAAAGTACCTAAAGGCATAAGGCCTACTCAGGAAAAAGTAAGAAAGGCCGTTTTTGATATATTGGCTGATGTAGAAGGCCTGAGTTTCCTGGAACTGTTTGCAGGATCAGGAGCGGTAAGTTTTGAGGCAGCTTCCCGCGGGGCAGGGCCGTTAACTATTGTTGAAAGCAACGCCGGATGCGTTAAAGCGATAAAGGGCAATATGGAGGCTCTTGGGGTTAAAGACGCCCGGGTGCTGGCAAAAGATATAGTATCGGCTATAATCGCCTTGCAGAATAATGGTAATAAGTTCGATATAATTTTCTTAGATCCGCCTTATTATAAAGATTTGGCAAAAAAAACCTTGCAAACGCTAAGTGCTTATGATATATTAGCGCCCAATGGTTTTATTATAATACAACATTTCAAGAAAGATTCGCTTATTATCCCGCAAGACAAGTTTAAAATTGTTAAGCAGTCAACTTATGGGGATACCATATTGACTTTTTGCAGGAGAATTGCTGAATAA
- a CDS encoding pantetheine-phosphate adenylyltransferase: protein MCQKAVYPGSFDPITYGHIDLIKRAQEIFSEVIVAVANNSQKAPFFSVKERLELLEKATRGMNGVQIDSFDGLVVDYARKQKAKVIVRGLRMISDFEYEFQMALTNRKLSPDIETIFLMPQESYSYLSSKLLKEAASLGADLSNFVPDFVVKALKAKLQKSK from the coding sequence ATGTGCCAAAAAGCTGTATATCCAGGAAGTTTTGACCCCATAACCTACGGGCATATTGACCTTATTAAGAGGGCCCAAGAGATTTTCTCTGAGGTTATAGTGGCAGTTGCAAATAATAGCCAAAAGGCCCCGTTTTTCAGCGTTAAGGAGAGGCTTGAACTGCTTGAAAAGGCTACCCGTGGCATGAATGGGGTGCAAATAGATAGCTTTGACGGGTTGGTTGTGGATTATGCCCGTAAACAAAAGGCTAAAGTGATTGTCCGCGGCTTAAGGATGATTTCAGACTTTGAATATGAATTTCAAATGGCTTTAACTAACAGGAAGCTCTCTCCTGATATAGAAACAATCTTTCTAATGCCTCAGGAATCTTATAGTTATCTTTCTTCAAAGCTCCTCAAGGAAGCCGCCTCTTTGGGTGCTGATTTATCTAACTTCGTGCCTGATTTTGTGGTAAAGGCGCTAAAAGCTAAGCTTCAAAAGAGCAAGTGA
- a CDS encoding DUF177 domain-containing protein, translating into MKISILNIPPEGVVIKELVPAKSLDLDTDLVSFDTPLMVTAEVSRITNAVSVNFNLSATMNITCSRCLLQKQVELDRSFRVDYPLDKHETEIDFSSDIREELILSYPIKTLCSSDCRGICLKCGKNLNEGGCNCAIT; encoded by the coding sequence GTGAAAATCAGTATTTTGAATATACCACCTGAAGGTGTGGTTATAAAGGAACTTGTTCCCGCTAAAAGCCTGGATTTAGATACTGATTTAGTTAGCTTTGATACGCCTTTAATGGTTACTGCTGAGGTATCACGCATCACAAATGCAGTAAGTGTCAACTTTAATTTATCGGCAACAATGAATATTACCTGCAGCAGATGCCTGTTGCAGAAGCAGGTTGAGCTGGATAGAAGCTTTAGAGTCGATTATCCTTTGGATAAACACGAAACTGAGATCGATTTTAGCAGCGACATAAGGGAAGAATTGATTTTGAGCTATCCGATTAAGACCCTCTGTAGCAGTGATTGCAGGGGGATATGTTTAAAATGCGGCAAAAACTTAAACGAAGGAGGGTGTAACTGTGCCATTACCTAA
- a CDS encoding 50S ribosomal protein L32, whose product MPLPKRRHSKSRGRKRRTHWKLKKQNLIPCPQCKQPKPAHQVCKQCGYYSGHQAIEIKIKEETKKKG is encoded by the coding sequence GTGCCATTACCTAAGAGAAGACATTCCAAATCACGCGGCAGAAAACGCCGTACACATTGGAAATTAAAAAAGCAGAATTTGATACCTTGCCCGCAATGCAAGCAGCCAAAACCTGCGCATCAAGTCTGTAAACAATGTGGATATTATTCCGGGCACCAGGCTATTGAAATCAAAATAAAAGAAGAAACAAAGAAGAAGGGTTAA
- the plsX gene encoding phosphate acyltransferase PlsX, whose amino-acid sequence MRIVVDAMGGDHAPDVVVEGAIAAVNEYDNVKVILVGDESRIGPLLKKAKFDPNRIEVKHCSEVIEMHESPAASVRRKRDSSIVVGLNLVKEAKGDAFFSAGNTGAVVCAATLSLRMLPGIERPGIAIVTPTLKGISLIIDVGANIDAKPIQLLQYAVMADAYYRYILNKDNPSVGLLNIGEEESKGTDFVKETFELLEKSNLNFIGNVEGKDLFSGKSDIIVCDGFVGNVALKVSESLAEAMQEFLKKHLLSTLIGKLGVVLLKSSLMRFKKEIDYSEYGGAPLLGVDGAVIIGHGRSNVNAIKNAIRVAEEEVDRRFNEKIIEALSKTDNKVT is encoded by the coding sequence ATGAGAATAGTTGTTGATGCTATGGGCGGTGATCATGCACCTGATGTCGTAGTCGAAGGTGCTATTGCTGCCGTAAACGAATACGACAACGTCAAAGTCATACTCGTTGGCGATGAATCAAGAATTGGCCCGTTGCTTAAAAAGGCCAAATTTGACCCTAACAGGATTGAGGTAAAACATTGCAGCGAAGTTATAGAGATGCATGAATCTCCTGCAGCAAGCGTCAGGCGTAAAAGAGATTCTTCAATAGTGGTAGGATTAAATCTGGTCAAGGAGGCTAAAGGAGATGCTTTCTTTAGTGCCGGCAACACAGGGGCAGTCGTGTGCGCGGCAACCCTAAGCCTGAGAATGTTGCCCGGGATAGAACGCCCGGGTATAGCTATAGTGACCCCAACCCTTAAAGGCATTTCTTTGATAATAGACGTAGGGGCCAACATTGATGCTAAGCCGATACAATTATTACAGTATGCAGTCATGGCAGATGCCTATTACAGGTATATACTTAATAAAGATAATCCCAGCGTAGGCTTATTGAATATAGGAGAGGAAGAAAGCAAGGGAACGGATTTTGTCAAGGAAACATTTGAATTGCTTGAGAAGAGCAATCTGAATTTTATCGGTAATGTTGAAGGAAAAGACCTGTTTTCCGGCAAAAGTGACATAATCGTATGTGACGGATTTGTTGGCAATGTTGCCTTGAAAGTATCGGAAAGCCTGGCAGAGGCGATGCAGGAATTTCTCAAGAAACACCTTTTAAGCACATTAATAGGAAAGTTGGGTGTTGTATTGCTGAAAAGCAGCCTGATGAGATTCAAGAAAGAGATCGATTATTCTGAATATGGAGGGGCCCCATTGCTGGGTGTTGACGGAGCGGTTATAATCGGCCACGGGCGTTCTAACGTTAATGCCATTAAGAATGCAATAAGGGTTGCCGAAGAAGAGGTTGACCGCAGGTTTAATGAGAAAATAATAGAGGCGCTTTCAAAAACTGATAACAAGGTAACTTAA
- a CDS encoding ketoacyl-ACP synthase III has product MKKVGIIGLGEYLPKRVLTNADLEKMVDTSDEWITTRTGIKERRIADKGEATSDMATKAAKEALKEAKLKAQDLELIIVATITPDMFFPSTACFVQANLGAKNAVCFDISAACSGFVYALITAQQFIARGAYKNALVIGAEALSCVTDWTDRNTCVLFGDGAGAAVISEVNSGGIISFYLGSDGSYTDLLMIPGGGSRNPVSSKTVSNRLHYIKMQGNELFKIAVKTMTEAAKVAIEKAGLKPSDIDLVIPHQANVRIILAMAKRLEFPEDKIYLNISKRGNISSASTITALCEAAKEGRIKKGDYILLDAFGAGLVWGACVIKW; this is encoded by the coding sequence ATGAAAAAAGTGGGAATAATAGGGTTAGGCGAATATTTGCCTAAGCGCGTGCTTACCAATGCCGATCTTGAAAAGATGGTTGATACTTCCGATGAATGGATAACTACCCGTACCGGAATCAAAGAGAGAAGGATCGCTGACAAGGGTGAGGCAACCAGTGATATGGCCACTAAGGCGGCCAAGGAAGCATTAAAAGAAGCAAAGCTTAAGGCCCAGGATTTGGAGTTGATAATAGTGGCAACTATTACGCCAGATATGTTTTTCCCTTCTACTGCGTGTTTTGTCCAGGCAAATCTTGGCGCTAAGAATGCTGTTTGCTTTGATATATCCGCAGCTTGTTCAGGATTTGTGTATGCGCTTATTACTGCCCAGCAATTTATTGCCAGAGGTGCGTATAAAAACGCTTTAGTAATAGGTGCAGAAGCGCTTTCCTGTGTAACCGACTGGACAGACCGTAACACCTGCGTTCTGTTTGGTGACGGAGCTGGTGCCGCGGTGATTTCAGAAGTAAATTCAGGCGGGATAATTTCTTTTTATTTAGGCAGTGACGGTTCATATACGGATTTATTGATGATACCCGGAGGCGGTTCCAGGAATCCTGTCAGCAGCAAAACTGTCTCAAACCGGCTCCATTATATAAAAATGCAGGGTAACGAACTTTTTAAGATAGCTGTAAAAACGATGACGGAAGCGGCTAAGGTCGCAATTGAAAAAGCCGGCCTTAAGCCTTCTGATATTGATCTGGTTATACCGCATCAGGCAAACGTGCGTATAATATTGGCTATGGCCAAAAGGCTGGAGTTTCCAGAAGACAAGATTTATTTGAATATAAGTAAGCGCGGCAATATTTCTTCTGCTTCTACTATTACGGCCCTGTGCGA